Proteins encoded in a region of the Vicia villosa cultivar HV-30 ecotype Madison, WI linkage group LG5, Vvil1.0, whole genome shotgun sequence genome:
- the LOC131601096 gene encoding uncharacterized protein LOC131601096 — MVQLMRSDSDNHFIKKVKLEESQLQDDDVRCLPNKRPRFDFNLDSSPKCDLSDDSAPISPGLYNPLNEPSPLGLRLKKSPSLLDLIQMRLSEQHDSKKKDQKASAAAAAADSKLKASNFPATVLKIGTWEYKSRYEGDLVAKCYFAKHKLVWEVLDGCLKNKIEIPWSDIMALKANYPEDAPGTLEVVLARRPLFFREINPQPRKHTLWQATSDFTGGQASIHRRHFMQCPQGLLGRHFEKLIQCDPRLNFLSQQQDFVLESPYFETGTAIHDHIESSDGFDRKSEGQPGIFGLQQDVESGSAGQSSSSRSEHNLMGKAVENNFQEITSPSSVMNPHAIRGFKSRGAESLKFLSNLDQIKLPGLHPSMSIEDLVNHIGHCITEQMGPENSSFASDRSKLEEFTQYLFNDSQIQPASDEQNLMSRVNSFYNLLQKDPSTAENKTVRNSNIFNIAEDRKVDERNHAECKSKMVEFEIQQDEDDADDSGSQQENGLTRKESAGELLLNLPRINSMPHFLFPMPEDSGSHVR; from the exons ATGGTTCAGCTTATGAGATCTGATTCTGATAATCACTTCATCAAAAAGGTTAAACTGGAGGAGTCTCAACTACAAGACGATGATGTTCGTTGTCTTCCCAACAAACGACCTAGATTTGATTTCAATTTAGATTCTTCTCccaag TGTGATTTAAGCGACGATTCAGCTCCGATTTCACCGGGTTTATACAACCCTTTGAATGAACCAAGTCCTCTTGGTTTGCGTTTGAAGAAAAGTCCTTCACTTTTGGATTTGATTCAGATGAGGCTTTCTGAGCAGCATGATTCTAAGAAGAAAGATCAGAAGGCTTCTGCTGCAGCTGCTGCTGCTGATTCTAAACTCAAGGCTTCTAATTTTCCTGCTACTGTTTTGAAAATTGGAACTTGGGAG TATAAATCTAGATATGAAGGAGATTTGGTGGCAAAGTGTTACTTTGCAAAGCATAAGCTTGTTTGGGAAGTTCTTGATGGTTGTCTTAAGAATAAGATTGAGATTCCTTGGTCTGATATCATGGCTCTTAAGGCTAACTACCCTGAGGATGCACCAGGGACACTTGAAGTTGTT CTTGCAAGGAGGCCTTTGTTTTTTAGGGAGATCAATCCACAACCAAGGAAGCATACCTTGTGGCAAGCAACATCAGACTTTACCGGCGGACAAGCCAGCATTCATAG GCGACACTTTATGCAATGCCCTCAAGGTTTGTTAGGGAGGCATTTTGAGAAGCTCATACAGTGTGATCCCCGTCTCAATTTTCTGAGCCAACAGCAGGATTTCGTGTTGGAGTCTCCTTATTTTGAGACTGGAACTGCAATTCACGATCACATTGAATCCAGTGATGGTTTTGATCGAAAAAGTGAAGGGCAACCTGGGATTTTCGGGTTGCAGCAGGATGTGGAATCTGGATCTGCAGGTCAATCATCTTCCTCTAGAAGTGAACATAATCTTATGGGTAAAGCTGTTGAAAACAATTTCCAAGAAATTACCTCGCCTAGCTCAG TGATGAACCCTCATGCAATCAGAGGTTTCAAGAGCCGAGGAGCTGAATCATTGAAGTTTCTCAGCAATTTGGATCAGATCAAATTGCCCGGTCTTCACCCTTCTATGTCGATTGAAGATCTGGTTAACCACATCGGACACTGCATTACAGAACAGATGGGACCTGAAAACTCCAGCTTCGCTAGCGACAGATCAAAGTTGGAGGAATTCACGCAGTATTTATTCAACGACTCTCAAATCCAACCTGCCTCTGATGAACAGAATCTCATGTCAAGGGTGAACTCCTTCTACAACCTTCTTCAGAAGGACCCTTCAACAGCCGAAAACAAAACTGTTCGAAACAGTAATATTTTCAATATAGCTGAAGATAGAAAAGTTGATGAGCGTAATCATGCTGAATGCAAAAGTAAAATGGTCGAATTTGAAATTCAACAAGATGAGGATGATGCTGATGATTCTGGTAGTCAGCAAGAAAATGGTTTAACCAGGAAGGAATCAGCTGGAGAGTTACTTCTTAATCTTCCAAGGATTAATTCAATGCCACATTTTCTGTTTCCTATGCCTGAGGATTCTGGTAGTCATGTTAGATAG